The Thermoanaerobaculales bacterium genome has a segment encoding these proteins:
- a CDS encoding DUF2270 domain-containing protein produces MNVPVLPPDAPLESASFTTAMTHLYRGEMNRLTVWRQRLDVTTNWAIILTTALSTFTLGTDDVPHYTLLLGLALLAISITFESRRYRRLHHCKWRVYLLESGFFAELLRTGVTATPDWRRLLAADLRHRHFQMSSLLAIRVRLRRNYLALVYFLAAVWLVKLYIHPTRATSLADVFSRLHIGELIPSWAVAVAVLAFLVTATALAVTCPSAERLEDWSGHYDRVRGRRSASHP; encoded by the coding sequence TCGGCATCCTTCACCACCGCCATGACCCACCTCTACCGCGGTGAGATGAACCGTTTGACGGTGTGGCGGCAGCGCCTGGACGTCACCACGAACTGGGCGATCATCCTCACCACCGCGCTCAGCACCTTCACCCTCGGCACCGACGACGTCCCCCACTACACCCTGCTGCTCGGCCTCGCGCTGCTCGCCATCTCGATCACGTTCGAGAGCCGCCGCTACCGTCGCCTCCACCACTGCAAGTGGCGCGTCTACCTGCTCGAGAGCGGCTTCTTCGCCGAGCTGCTCCGCACCGGCGTGACCGCCACCCCCGACTGGCGGCGGCTGCTCGCCGCCGACCTCCGCCACCGCCACTTCCAGATGTCGTCCCTGCTCGCGATCCGCGTCCGGCTGCGGCGGAACTACCTGGCGCTGGTCTACTTCCTGGCGGCGGTCTGGCTCGTCAAGCTGTACATCCACCCGACCAGGGCCACCTCGCTAGCGGACGTCTTCTCGAGGCTTCACATCGGCGAGCTCATCCCCTCATGGGCCGTCGCCGTCGCCGTACTGGCGTTCCTCGTCACCGCGACGGCGTTGGCGGTCACCTGCCCGTCGGCCGAGCGGCTCGAGGACTGGTCCGGTCACTACGACCGGGTGCGCGGTCGACGTTCCGCGTCGCATCCGTGA